Proteins from a genomic interval of Diospyros lotus cultivar Yz01 chromosome 6, ASM1463336v1, whole genome shotgun sequence:
- the LOC127804619 gene encoding uncharacterized protein LOC127804619 isoform X5, with the protein MDMSTDSDDEVNGMQSSLVSSSQDIKIPNGAGPGHTNFVLRKGKYFSDPADSEISSSRNRNEGDQGHGLEKLGSQGSVVPASQHFTDAELSDSVAGSEVSSVLFKNNNTNVASQGTSTSVDYYSGIGSQQNVKKAAKQDSQGRTLQNREFFNDGVSSAASFAGSVQEIKLVAEQMPTFRTHGTTACDNTGIRDPLPRAAAGAVPSSPLPVHHPTFHASGLGPWYAVISYDACVRLCLSAWARGCLEAPIFLENECMLLRNAFGLKQVLLQPEEELLTKPSSELNSEGSALKPKKTFGKLKVQVRKVKMGPDLPTGCSISSLKPPMIKLERLQLHVSNLGSTLSSGCGALSKVRVAPHIPANSNFSRRCLGYVHAGTGYIKEVSGLLKASVTSLGYSSSSYEVVSETYSCLLRLKSLPEKEAVRMHPGSSETHVFLPDGFGDDLIIEVQDSKGKHCGRVVAQVAAVAEELGDKLRWWPICKEPEHELVGRIQLYINYSTSPDENNHLKCGTVAETVAYDFVLEVAMKIQHFKQRKLLLHGPWKWLVTEFASYYGVSDAYAKLRYLSYVMDVATPTADCLSLVHELLLPVVMEGKANGTLSRQENRIMGEVFDQVERILALVFENYKSLDESSQLGIIDAFSPATGLAAPALEPALKLYNLLHDILSSEAQLKLCRYFQTAAKKRSRRHLSETDEFISNNNGSTSMDSVALSTAYQKMKSLCLSIKNEIFTDMEIHNQHVLPSFIDLPNLSSSIYSVELCNRLHEFLVACPPNSPSPPVAELVIATADFQKDLAHWNIEPIKGGVDAKELFHSYIKTWIQDKRLALLDSCKLDKAGWSGVRAQHSATPFVDDMYDRLKETLKEYEVITCRWPEYTFVLENAIADVEKAIVEALHKQYADVLSPLKENITPIKVGLKYVQRITKGSICIYVVPEELAILLNSLKCMIDVLQPKIEAQVRSWGACMAESGNAVAGEYLSEVTVMMRSKFRNYMQAMVEKLAENTRMQGETKLKNIIQDSKETVVESDIRSRMQPLQELLMKTIDHLHTIFETQLFIIICRGLWDRMGQDVLRFLENRKENRSWYKSSRVAVSILDDTFASQMQQLLGNAHHEKDLEPPRSMMAVRSMLCKDAMNCNDDNYYY; encoded by the exons ATGGACATGAGCACTGATTCCGATGATGAGGTTAATGGCATGCAGTCCTCACTTGTTTCATCATCTCAAGACATTAAAATACCCAATGGGGCTGGTCCTGGACATACCAATTTTGTGcttagaaaaggaaaatattttagtgATCCAGCTGATTCAGAAATTAGTTCATCTAGGAATAGAAATGAGGGGGACCAAGGCCATGGTTTGGAGAAATTGGGAAGTCAAGGTAGTGTGGTTCCAGCTTCGCAGCATTTCACAGATGCTGAATTATCAGATTCAGTTGCAGGCTCTGAAGTGTCGTCTGTGCTATTTAAGAACAATAATACCAATGTAGCTAGCCAGGGGACATCCACTTCAGTGGATTACTATTCTGGTATTGGTTCACAGCAAAATGTAAAGAAAGCAGCCAAACag GATTCTCAAGGCAGAACATTGCAAAATAGGGAGTTCTTTAATGATGGTGTCTCCAGTGCAGCTTCATTTGCTGGCTCTGTTCAAGAAATCAAGTTAGTTGCTGAACAAATGCCAACTTTTAGAACACACG GAACTACTGCTTGTGATAATACTGGCATTAGGGATCCACTTCCAAG GGCTGCTGCTGGTGCTGTGCCTTCGAGCCCCTTACCAGTTCACCATCCCACATTTCATGCAAG TGGTTTAGGTCCATGGTATGCTGTGATTTCGTATGACGCATGTGTTCGACTATGTCTTTCTGCATGGGCCCGGGGTTGTTTGGAAGCTCCCatcttcttggaaaatgagTGTATGCTGTTGCGAAATGCTTTTGG TTTGAAACAAGTATTGCTGCAACCAGAAGAAGAACTACTGACGAAGCCATCCTCAGAATTGAACAGCGAAGGTTCTGCGCTCAAGCCTAAGAAAACTTTTGGCAAATTGAAAGTGCAGg TTAGAAAAGTGAAAATGGGACCAGACCTACCTACAGGTTGCAGTATTTCATCTCTAAAACCTCCAATGATAAAATTGGAAAGGCTTCAGCTTCATGTGTCCAATTTAGGGTCAACTCTCTCATCTGGATGTGGAGCTCTTTCTAAAGTTCGTGTGGCCCCTCATATTCCTGCAAACAGCAATTTTTCACGTCGATGTTTGGGATATGTTCATGCTGGCACTGGGTATATCAAAGAGGTGTCTGGGCTTCTGAAAGCTAGCGTAACATCTTTGGGCTACAGTTCATCATCTTATGAAGTAGTTTCAG AAACTTATTCATGTTTGTTGAGGCTAAAGAGTTTACCAGAGAAGGAAGCGGTTCGAATGCATCCAGGATCTAGCGAAACTCATGTGTT CTTGCCAGATGGTTTTGGAGATGATCTAATTATAGAAGTCCAGGATTCAAAGGGAAAGCACTGTGGTCGAGTTGTAGCTCAGGTGGCTGCTGTTGCTGAAGAGCTG GGTGACAAGCTTCGCTGGTGGCCAATATGTAAGGAGCCTGAGCATGAACTTGTTGGAAGAATACAATTATACATAAACTACTCGACCAGCCCAGATGAGAATAATCATCTTAAG TGTGGTACTGTTGCAGAAACTGTGGCATATGACTTTGTTCTAGAGGTTGCTATGAAAATTCAGCATTTTAAACAAAGAAAATTGTTGTTGCATGGTCCCTGGAAGTGGCTAGTTACTGAGTTTGCATCATACTACGGAGTTTCTGATGCATACGCTAAACTAAG ATACCTTTCTTATGTTATGGATGTGGCAACACCCACTGCTGACTGTCTGTCCTTGGTGCACGAGTTGCTACTACCTGTAGTGATGGAGGGCAAGGCCAACGGCACCTTGAGCCGTCAAGAG AATCGCATCATGGGGGAAGTTTTTGATCAAGTTGAGAGGATTCTTGCTCTGGTTTTTGAGAACTACAAGTCACTTGATGAATCATCGCAGTTGGGGATCATTGATGCATTCAGTCCTGCAACTGGATTGGCTGCACCTGCTCTAGAACCAGCTTTGAAATTATACAATCTTTTGCATGACATACTCTCTTCTGAGGCACAGTTAAAACTCTGCCGATATTTTCAG ACTGCAGCCAAGAAGAGGTCCAGAAGGCACTTGTCAGAAACTGATGAGTTTATTTCCAACAATAATGGGAGTACATCTATGGATTCAGTTGCTCTTTCTACTGCTTATCAGAAGATGAAATCTCTTTGTTTGAGcatcaaaaatgaaatttttaccGATATGGAAATCCACAACCAGCATGTGCTCCCCAG TTTCATAGATCTTCCAAATCTTTCTTCCTCCATATATAGCGTGGAGCTTTGCAATCGATTGCATGAATTCTTGGTTGCATGTCCACCAAATAGTCCTTCACCTCCCGTGGCAGAACTGGTTATTGCAACAGCTGATTTCCAAAAGGATCTTGCCCACTGGAATATTGA GCCAATCAAAGGTGGAGTTGATGCAAAAGAGCTCTTCCACTCCTATATAAAAACTTGGATTCAAGACAAACGCCTTGCTCTGCTTGACTCCTGTAAACTTGATAAG GCAGGCTGGTCTGGTGTTAGAGCACAACATTCTGCAACTCCTTTTGTTGATGATATGTATGACCGGTTGAAGGAGACCTTGAAAGAATATGAAGTCATTACTTGTCGGTGGCCAGAATACACTTTTGTGTTGGAAAAT GCTATAGCAGATGTTGAAAAGGCAATCGTCGAAGCTTTGCACAAGCAGTATGCTGATGTTTTGTCCCCGTTGAAGGAAAATATAACACCCATAAAAGTTGGCCTCAAATATGTACAGAGAATCACCAAAGGCAGTATATGCATTTATGTTGTCCCCGAGGAG CTGGCAATTCTTTTGAATTCCTTGAAATGCATGATTGATGTTCTGCAACCCAAGATAGAAGCCCAGGTGAGGTCATGGGGCGCTTGCATGGCTGAGAGTGGAAATGCTGTTGCAGGAGAGTATCTCAGTGAAGTAACAGTAATGATGCGATCCAAATTTAGAAATTACATGCAAGCAATGGTAGAGAAACTTGCTGAAAAT ACAAGGATGCAAGGTGAAACTAAATTGAAGAACATAATCCAAGACTCAAAAGAAACTGTTGTAGAATCCGATATACGAAGTAGAATGCAGCCTTTACAGGAACTCCTGATGAAGACCATTGATCACCTCCATACTATCTTTGAGACTCAATTGTTCATAATAATCTGCCGAGGACTCTGGGATCGGATGGGACAG GATGTACTGAGGTTCTTGGAGAACAGAAAAGAGAATAGGTCCTGGTATAAAAGCTCACGAGTTGCTGTCTCT ATTTTGGATGACACGTTTGCATCACAAATGCAACAATTGCTTGGGAATGCCCACCATGAAAAGGATCTCGAGCCACCCCGATCCATGATGGCAGTGCGCTCAATGCTCTGTAAAGATGCCATGAACTGCAATGATGACAATTACTACTATTGA
- the LOC127804619 gene encoding uncharacterized protein LOC127804619 isoform X3 — MLGEGFNNKARRWVREMDNAENRDSAFLISSKRIQPDPVFGRRNCDRGYGVPSPAKFQSIHLPSGLIAVPRAIPVGHSANGSGSDMDMSTDSDDEVNGMQSSLVSSSQDIKIPNGAGPGHTNFVLRKGKYFSDPADSEISSSRNRNEGDQGHGLEKLGSQGSVVPASQHFTDAELSDSVAGSEVSSVLFKNNNTNVASQGTSTSVDYYSGIGSQQNVKKAAKQDSQGRTLQNREFFNDGVSSAASFAGSVQEIKLVAEQMPTFRTHGTTACDNTGIRDPLPRAAAGAVPSSPLPVHHPTFHASLKQVLLQPEEELLTKPSSELNSEGSALKPKKTFGKLKVQVRKVKMGPDLPTGCSISSLKPPMIKLERLQLHVSNLGSTLSSGCGALSKVRVAPHIPANSNFSRRCLGYVHAGTGYIKEVSGLLKASVTSLGYSSSSYEVVSETYSCLLRLKSLPEKEAVRMHPGSSETHVFLPDGFGDDLIIEVQDSKGKHCGRVVAQVAAVAEELGDKLRWWPICKEPEHELVGRIQLYINYSTSPDENNHLKCGTVAETVAYDFVLEVAMKIQHFKQRKLLLHGPWKWLVTEFASYYGVSDAYAKLRYLSYVMDVATPTADCLSLVHELLLPVVMEGKANGTLSRQENRIMGEVFDQVERILALVFENYKSLDESSQLGIIDAFSPATGLAAPALEPALKLYNLLHDILSSEAQLKLCRYFQTAAKKRSRRHLSETDEFISNNNGSTSMDSVALSTAYQKMKSLCLSIKNEIFTDMEIHNQHVLPSFIDLPNLSSSIYSVELCNRLHEFLVACPPNSPSPPVAELVIATADFQKDLAHWNIEPIKGGVDAKELFHSYIKTWIQDKRLALLDSCKLDKAGWSGVRAQHSATPFVDDMYDRLKETLKEYEVITCRWPEYTFVLENAIADVEKAIVEALHKQYADVLSPLKENITPIKVGLKYVQRITKGSICIYVVPEELAILLNSLKCMIDVLQPKIEAQVRSWGACMAESGNAVAGEYLSEVTVMMRSKFRNYMQAMVEKLAENTRMQGETKLKNIIQDSKETVVESDIRSRMQPLQELLMKTIDHLHTIFETQLFIIICRGLWDRMGQDVLRFLENRKENRSWYKSSRVAVSILDDTFASQMQQLLGNAHHEKDLEPPRSMMAVRSMLCKDAMNCNDDNYYY; from the exons ATGTTAGGAGAAGGCTTTAACAACAAGGCCCGTAGATGGGTTAGAGAG ATGGACAATGCAGAGAACAGAGACAGTGCCTTTTTGATATCCTCCAAAAGAATTCAACCTGATCCTGTTTTTGGTCGAAGGAATTGTGACCGTGGGTATGGAGTCCCTTCTCCCGCCAAGTTCCAGAGTATACACTTGCCGTCAGGTTTAATAGCAGTGCCACGTGCTATCCCCGTCGGTCACAGTGCCAATGGGTCAGGATCAGATATGGACATGAGCACTGATTCCGATGATGAGGTTAATGGCATGCAGTCCTCACTTGTTTCATCATCTCAAGACATTAAAATACCCAATGGGGCTGGTCCTGGACATACCAATTTTGTGcttagaaaaggaaaatattttagtgATCCAGCTGATTCAGAAATTAGTTCATCTAGGAATAGAAATGAGGGGGACCAAGGCCATGGTTTGGAGAAATTGGGAAGTCAAGGTAGTGTGGTTCCAGCTTCGCAGCATTTCACAGATGCTGAATTATCAGATTCAGTTGCAGGCTCTGAAGTGTCGTCTGTGCTATTTAAGAACAATAATACCAATGTAGCTAGCCAGGGGACATCCACTTCAGTGGATTACTATTCTGGTATTGGTTCACAGCAAAATGTAAAGAAAGCAGCCAAACag GATTCTCAAGGCAGAACATTGCAAAATAGGGAGTTCTTTAATGATGGTGTCTCCAGTGCAGCTTCATTTGCTGGCTCTGTTCAAGAAATCAAGTTAGTTGCTGAACAAATGCCAACTTTTAGAACACACG GAACTACTGCTTGTGATAATACTGGCATTAGGGATCCACTTCCAAG GGCTGCTGCTGGTGCTGTGCCTTCGAGCCCCTTACCAGTTCACCATCCCACATTTCATGCAAG TTTGAAACAAGTATTGCTGCAACCAGAAGAAGAACTACTGACGAAGCCATCCTCAGAATTGAACAGCGAAGGTTCTGCGCTCAAGCCTAAGAAAACTTTTGGCAAATTGAAAGTGCAGg TTAGAAAAGTGAAAATGGGACCAGACCTACCTACAGGTTGCAGTATTTCATCTCTAAAACCTCCAATGATAAAATTGGAAAGGCTTCAGCTTCATGTGTCCAATTTAGGGTCAACTCTCTCATCTGGATGTGGAGCTCTTTCTAAAGTTCGTGTGGCCCCTCATATTCCTGCAAACAGCAATTTTTCACGTCGATGTTTGGGATATGTTCATGCTGGCACTGGGTATATCAAAGAGGTGTCTGGGCTTCTGAAAGCTAGCGTAACATCTTTGGGCTACAGTTCATCATCTTATGAAGTAGTTTCAG AAACTTATTCATGTTTGTTGAGGCTAAAGAGTTTACCAGAGAAGGAAGCGGTTCGAATGCATCCAGGATCTAGCGAAACTCATGTGTT CTTGCCAGATGGTTTTGGAGATGATCTAATTATAGAAGTCCAGGATTCAAAGGGAAAGCACTGTGGTCGAGTTGTAGCTCAGGTGGCTGCTGTTGCTGAAGAGCTG GGTGACAAGCTTCGCTGGTGGCCAATATGTAAGGAGCCTGAGCATGAACTTGTTGGAAGAATACAATTATACATAAACTACTCGACCAGCCCAGATGAGAATAATCATCTTAAG TGTGGTACTGTTGCAGAAACTGTGGCATATGACTTTGTTCTAGAGGTTGCTATGAAAATTCAGCATTTTAAACAAAGAAAATTGTTGTTGCATGGTCCCTGGAAGTGGCTAGTTACTGAGTTTGCATCATACTACGGAGTTTCTGATGCATACGCTAAACTAAG ATACCTTTCTTATGTTATGGATGTGGCAACACCCACTGCTGACTGTCTGTCCTTGGTGCACGAGTTGCTACTACCTGTAGTGATGGAGGGCAAGGCCAACGGCACCTTGAGCCGTCAAGAG AATCGCATCATGGGGGAAGTTTTTGATCAAGTTGAGAGGATTCTTGCTCTGGTTTTTGAGAACTACAAGTCACTTGATGAATCATCGCAGTTGGGGATCATTGATGCATTCAGTCCTGCAACTGGATTGGCTGCACCTGCTCTAGAACCAGCTTTGAAATTATACAATCTTTTGCATGACATACTCTCTTCTGAGGCACAGTTAAAACTCTGCCGATATTTTCAG ACTGCAGCCAAGAAGAGGTCCAGAAGGCACTTGTCAGAAACTGATGAGTTTATTTCCAACAATAATGGGAGTACATCTATGGATTCAGTTGCTCTTTCTACTGCTTATCAGAAGATGAAATCTCTTTGTTTGAGcatcaaaaatgaaatttttaccGATATGGAAATCCACAACCAGCATGTGCTCCCCAG TTTCATAGATCTTCCAAATCTTTCTTCCTCCATATATAGCGTGGAGCTTTGCAATCGATTGCATGAATTCTTGGTTGCATGTCCACCAAATAGTCCTTCACCTCCCGTGGCAGAACTGGTTATTGCAACAGCTGATTTCCAAAAGGATCTTGCCCACTGGAATATTGA GCCAATCAAAGGTGGAGTTGATGCAAAAGAGCTCTTCCACTCCTATATAAAAACTTGGATTCAAGACAAACGCCTTGCTCTGCTTGACTCCTGTAAACTTGATAAG GCAGGCTGGTCTGGTGTTAGAGCACAACATTCTGCAACTCCTTTTGTTGATGATATGTATGACCGGTTGAAGGAGACCTTGAAAGAATATGAAGTCATTACTTGTCGGTGGCCAGAATACACTTTTGTGTTGGAAAAT GCTATAGCAGATGTTGAAAAGGCAATCGTCGAAGCTTTGCACAAGCAGTATGCTGATGTTTTGTCCCCGTTGAAGGAAAATATAACACCCATAAAAGTTGGCCTCAAATATGTACAGAGAATCACCAAAGGCAGTATATGCATTTATGTTGTCCCCGAGGAG CTGGCAATTCTTTTGAATTCCTTGAAATGCATGATTGATGTTCTGCAACCCAAGATAGAAGCCCAGGTGAGGTCATGGGGCGCTTGCATGGCTGAGAGTGGAAATGCTGTTGCAGGAGAGTATCTCAGTGAAGTAACAGTAATGATGCGATCCAAATTTAGAAATTACATGCAAGCAATGGTAGAGAAACTTGCTGAAAAT ACAAGGATGCAAGGTGAAACTAAATTGAAGAACATAATCCAAGACTCAAAAGAAACTGTTGTAGAATCCGATATACGAAGTAGAATGCAGCCTTTACAGGAACTCCTGATGAAGACCATTGATCACCTCCATACTATCTTTGAGACTCAATTGTTCATAATAATCTGCCGAGGACTCTGGGATCGGATGGGACAG GATGTACTGAGGTTCTTGGAGAACAGAAAAGAGAATAGGTCCTGGTATAAAAGCTCACGAGTTGCTGTCTCT ATTTTGGATGACACGTTTGCATCACAAATGCAACAATTGCTTGGGAATGCCCACCATGAAAAGGATCTCGAGCCACCCCGATCCATGATGGCAGTGCGCTCAATGCTCTGTAAAGATGCCATGAACTGCAATGATGACAATTACTACTATTGA